From Penaeus monodon isolate SGIC_2016 chromosome 6, NSTDA_Pmon_1, whole genome shotgun sequence, the proteins below share one genomic window:
- the LOC119574004 gene encoding uncharacterized protein LOC119574004 (The sequence of the model RefSeq protein was modified relative to this genomic sequence to represent the inferred CDS: added 8 bases not found in genome assembly) → MDHVRKLAWSVKRAEPLFPKVQPLCYSKLCAGKLESLPWDWGAECTPGHYCCGSKQKTFFTTGLKGRIPLPVSSTGSSTGTDATSGLCSRFRELGISPEEARLSARAVVSLEHHAVPQHNIQEYRLPSLVKPVSITVPSLYNGMIQEKDLPPTLNIVEKIEPLAKEEVREAPSSKVIEKQAARLIVIRRRMMNKHKLKKLRKRMRFEWLKIIQKREYRKEKLFQATQMAKIRAAEAFDAAAHVANILRITKEKPIPKFWKGKRLPAEIIKQLMEEEELKKQKIK, encoded by the exons ATGGACCATGTAAGGAAATTGGCTTGGTCCGTTAAGAGAGCAGAACCCTTATTTCCCAAAGTCCAACCCTTGTGCTATTCCAAACTGTGTGCAGGAAAGCTGGAGAGTTTGCCTTGGGATTGGGGGGCAGAGTGCACACCAGG ACATTATTGTTGTGGATCTAAACAAAAAACCTTCTTCACCACAGGATTAAAGGGTAGAATACCTCTCCCAGTAAGTTCAACAGGGAGTTCAACAGGAACAGATGCAACTAGTGGGTTGTGTTCAAGGTTCCGTGAGCTTGGAATATCACCAGAGGAAGCACGTTTATCAGCAAGAGCTGTAGTATCTTTAGAGCACCATGCAGTGCCTCAGCATAATATTCAGGAATACag ATTGCCATCTTTAGTGAAGCCAGTTAGCATCACAGTACCTTCCTTGTATAATGGGATGATCCAGGAGAAGGATCTTCCACCAACTCTCAACATAGTAGAGAAGATTGAACCCCTGGCAAAGGAGGAAGTTCGAGAAGCGCCATCAAGCAAG GTGATCGAGAAGCAAGCAGCTCGCTTAATTGTAATTCGTAGAAGGATGATGAACAAACACAAGCTCAAAAAGTTGCGTAAGAGGATGAGGTTTGAATGGTTGAAGATCATCCAGAAGAGGGAGTATCGTAAAGAGAAGCTTTTCCAG GCAACACAAATGGCCAAGATTCGTGCCGCAGAAGCCTTTGATGCAGCTGCCCATGTGGCCAATATACTGCGCATCACAAAGGAAAAACCTATCCCCAAATTTTGGAAAGGGAAGAGGCTGCCAGCAGAAATTATAAAGCAGctgatggaagaggaagaattgaagaagcaaaaga
- the LOC119574472 gene encoding uncharacterized protein LOC119574472: MGKGEPHAEGCYTTSDSPIRSTLGHLRGSRGHWKRWYTAVQSGKGRNTAVASSLRSLTSPLTVKRHSGNDTPVGIGLCARGAGKPVIPFGLYPAHTSGRVR; the protein is encoded by the exons ATGGGAAAGGGGGAGCCGCACGCCGAGGGTTGCTATACTACGAGTGACAGCCCAATCCGAAGCACACTGGGGCATCTAAGAGGCTCTAGAGGGCATTGGAAGCGGTGGTACACGGCCGTGCAAAGTGGAAAAGGACGAAATACAGCTGTGGCATCATCACTGAGGAGCCTGACATCGCCGCTGACAGTTAAACGACACTCCGGCAATGACACTCCGGTGGGCATAGGCCTATGTGCTAG AGGAGCAGGCAAACCAGTAATTCCTTTCGGCTTGTATCCCGCCCACACATCAGGACGCGTGAGGTAA
- the LOC119574471 gene encoding copper homeostasis protein CutC-like isoform X1: MHDDVQRDNSSAIPQMANRKFEVCVDSVESALAAVVGGADRLELCMALSEGGLTPTTGLLHTVKKYMKKPTEVYCMVRPRPGPMVFSREESEVIFQDAHTLKKAGADGLVFGALTRQGTIDYDLCKTFRMAAGEIPCTFHRAFDLLKDPLSSLETVIELGYQRILTSGGKATAVEGADVIAQLVTAAKGRIGIIAAAGIKSSNIANIITHTGVTECHASARVCRMFGAENSKGAKVGHGSDNMVWVTCSKEVQSIKRSMEYN; encoded by the exons ATGCATGATGACGTGCAGCGTGACAACAGCAGTGCTATTCCCCA gatGGCAAACAGAAAATTTGAGGTCTGTGTTGATTCAGTTGAGTCAGCATTAGCAGCTGTTGTGGGAGGAGCAGATCGTCTCGAACTATGCATGGCCCTCTCCGAAGGAGGGCTCACCCCCACAACAGGCCTTCTCCATACTgttaaaaaatacatgaaaaaaccCACTGAAGT GTACTGCATGGTGCGTCCGAGACCTGGACCCATGGTGTTCTCCAGAGAGGAGTCAGAGGTCATATTTCAGGATGCCCATACTCTGAAGAAGGCTGGGGCTGATGGATTGGTGTTTGGGGCTCTCACCCGCCAGGGAACCATAGACTATGATCTGTGCAAAACATTCCGCATG GCTGCCGGTGAGATCCCCTGCACATTTCATAGAGCATTTGACCTCCTGAAGGACCCCCTCAGCAGCCTGGAAACTGTGATAGAACTGGGATACCAGCGAATACTAACAAG CGGAGGCAAAGCCACAGCTGTGGAGGGCGCTGATGTCATTGCACAGCTTGTCACAGCAGCAAAGGGACGGATTGGGATTATTGCTGCAGCTGGCATCAAGTCCAGCAATATTGCaaatatcataacacacacaggAGTGACTGAGTGCCATGCTTCAGCCAGAGTGTGCAG AATGTTCGGAGCAGAGAACAGCAAAGGAGCCAAGGTGGGGCATGGCAGTGACAACATGGTGTGGGTGACATGTTCAAAAGAAGTCCAGTCCATAAAGAGGTCAATGGAATACAACTGA
- the LOC119574471 gene encoding copper homeostasis protein CutC-like isoform X2, whose amino-acid sequence MSGSSVMMPQLMANRKFEVCVDSVESALAAVVGGADRLELCMALSEGGLTPTTGLLHTVKKYMKKPTEVYCMVRPRPGPMVFSREESEVIFQDAHTLKKAGADGLVFGALTRQGTIDYDLCKTFRMAAGEIPCTFHRAFDLLKDPLSSLETVIELGYQRILTSGGKATAVEGADVIAQLVTAAKGRIGIIAAAGIKSSNIANIITHTGVTECHASARVCRMFGAENSKGAKVGHGSDNMVWVTCSKEVQSIKRSMEYN is encoded by the exons ATGTCAGGCTCCTCAGTGATGATGCCACAGCT gatGGCAAACAGAAAATTTGAGGTCTGTGTTGATTCAGTTGAGTCAGCATTAGCAGCTGTTGTGGGAGGAGCAGATCGTCTCGAACTATGCATGGCCCTCTCCGAAGGAGGGCTCACCCCCACAACAGGCCTTCTCCATACTgttaaaaaatacatgaaaaaaccCACTGAAGT GTACTGCATGGTGCGTCCGAGACCTGGACCCATGGTGTTCTCCAGAGAGGAGTCAGAGGTCATATTTCAGGATGCCCATACTCTGAAGAAGGCTGGGGCTGATGGATTGGTGTTTGGGGCTCTCACCCGCCAGGGAACCATAGACTATGATCTGTGCAAAACATTCCGCATG GCTGCCGGTGAGATCCCCTGCACATTTCATAGAGCATTTGACCTCCTGAAGGACCCCCTCAGCAGCCTGGAAACTGTGATAGAACTGGGATACCAGCGAATACTAACAAG CGGAGGCAAAGCCACAGCTGTGGAGGGCGCTGATGTCATTGCACAGCTTGTCACAGCAGCAAAGGGACGGATTGGGATTATTGCTGCAGCTGGCATCAAGTCCAGCAATATTGCaaatatcataacacacacaggAGTGACTGAGTGCCATGCTTCAGCCAGAGTGTGCAG AATGTTCGGAGCAGAGAACAGCAAAGGAGCCAAGGTGGGGCATGGCAGTGACAACATGGTGTGGGTGACATGTTCAAAAGAAGTCCAGTCCATAAAGAGGTCAATGGAATACAACTGA
- the LOC119574471 gene encoding copper homeostasis protein CutC-like isoform X3, with protein MANRKFEVCVDSVESALAAVVGGADRLELCMALSEGGLTPTTGLLHTVKKYMKKPTEVYCMVRPRPGPMVFSREESEVIFQDAHTLKKAGADGLVFGALTRQGTIDYDLCKTFRMAAGEIPCTFHRAFDLLKDPLSSLETVIELGYQRILTSGGKATAVEGADVIAQLVTAAKGRIGIIAAAGIKSSNIANIITHTGVTECHASARVCRMFGAENSKGAKVGHGSDNMVWVTCSKEVQSIKRSMEYN; from the exons atGGCAAACAGAAAATTTGAGGTCTGTGTTGATTCAGTTGAGTCAGCATTAGCAGCTGTTGTGGGAGGAGCAGATCGTCTCGAACTATGCATGGCCCTCTCCGAAGGAGGGCTCACCCCCACAACAGGCCTTCTCCATACTgttaaaaaatacatgaaaaaaccCACTGAAGT GTACTGCATGGTGCGTCCGAGACCTGGACCCATGGTGTTCTCCAGAGAGGAGTCAGAGGTCATATTTCAGGATGCCCATACTCTGAAGAAGGCTGGGGCTGATGGATTGGTGTTTGGGGCTCTCACCCGCCAGGGAACCATAGACTATGATCTGTGCAAAACATTCCGCATG GCTGCCGGTGAGATCCCCTGCACATTTCATAGAGCATTTGACCTCCTGAAGGACCCCCTCAGCAGCCTGGAAACTGTGATAGAACTGGGATACCAGCGAATACTAACAAG CGGAGGCAAAGCCACAGCTGTGGAGGGCGCTGATGTCATTGCACAGCTTGTCACAGCAGCAAAGGGACGGATTGGGATTATTGCTGCAGCTGGCATCAAGTCCAGCAATATTGCaaatatcataacacacacaggAGTGACTGAGTGCCATGCTTCAGCCAGAGTGTGCAG AATGTTCGGAGCAGAGAACAGCAAAGGAGCCAAGGTGGGGCATGGCAGTGACAACATGGTGTGGGTGACATGTTCAAAAGAAGTCCAGTCCATAAAGAGGTCAATGGAATACAACTGA